One stretch of Ficedula albicollis isolate OC2 chromosome 7, FicAlb1.5, whole genome shotgun sequence DNA includes these proteins:
- the NFE2L2 gene encoding nuclear factor erythroid 2-related factor 2, whose amino-acid sequence MNLIDILWRQDIDLGARREVFDSSQRQKEYELEKQKKLEKERQEQLQKEQEEALLAQLELDEETGEFVPVQPAQGIQSENTEPPVAFSQTTEPSKPEAEALSFDDCMQLLAEAFPFIDEHEASSAAFQSLVPAQVNSNPAFVSSDQIQPPESPDLVQPTDAENMQNIEQVWEELLSLAELQVLNIENDNLAEVSTVTSPDTKPAEMHNSCNYCSSLPTQKKDVNCSPDFLDGMECPFSGILPPEDTSQLSVNSLNDTSPSNPDFCEDFYTTFIDTKVNGDAAATNTISQSLADILSEPIDLSDFALCKAFNGSGTRAECTDSDSGISLNASSSVASPEHSVESSAYADKTLGCSDSEMEDTDSAPGSLLQSCADVYSLHLQDQVFSSLGPSTQTPSLPCTATPKKEPPPAPGQPKAPFTKDKPPGRLEAHLTRDEQRARALQIPFPVEKIINLPVADFSEMMSKEQFNEAQLTLIRDIRRRGKNKVAAQNCRKRKLENIVELEHDLSNLKDEKEKLLKEKGEHDRSLHEMKKQFTSLYLEVFSMLRDEDGKPYSPSEYSLQQTRDGNVFLVPKSRKSGTKL is encoded by the exons ATGAACTTGATCGACATCCTTTGGAGGCAAGATATAGACCTTGGGGCAAGACGTGAGGTTTTTGATTCTAGTCAGCGACAGAAGGAGTATGAACTCGAGAAGCAGAAGAAACTTGAAAAGGAAAGACAAGAGCAGCTCCaaaaagagcaggaggaagccTTGCTGGCTCAGCTGGAGTTAGACGAAGAGACAGGTGAATTTGTTCCTGTGCAGCCAGCTCAGGGCATTCAGTCAGAAAATACTGAGCCACCCGTTGCTTTCTCACAG ACCACAGAGCCTTCAAAACCAGAAGCAGAGGCCTTGTCCTTTGATGACTGCATGCAGCTCTTGGCAGAAGCATTCCCATTTATAGATGAGCATGAG GCTTcttcagctgcatttcagtCACTGGTTCCTGCTCAGGTCAATAGCAACCCAGCCTTTGTTTCCTCTGATCAAATTCAGCCACCTGAATCCCCTGATCTAGTACAGCCCACTGATGCAGAGAACATGCAGAACATAGAGCAAGTTTGGGAAGAATTACTGTCCCTTGCAGAGTTACAG GTCCTGAACATTGAAAATGATAACCTGGCTGAGGTGAGCACAGTCACGAGCCCTGACACCAAGCCGGCAGAGATGCACAACAGCTGCAATTACTGCAGCTCATTACCCACGCAGAAAAAAGATGTTAACTGCAGTCCAGATTTCCTGGATGGTATGGAATGCCCCTTCTCCGGCATTTTGCCACCAGAAGACACCAGCCAGCTGAGTGTGAACTCTTTAAATGACACATCCCCTTCAAACCCTGATTTCTGTGAGGATTTTTACACCACGTTTATTGATACAAAGGTGAACGGTGATGCAGCAGCAACGAACACAATCAGTCAATCCCTGGCAGACATTCTAAGTGAACCTATTGATCTTTCTGACTTTGCACTGTGTAAAGCTTTTAATGGCTCAGGGACCAGAGCAGAATGTACCGATTCTGACTCTGGTATTTCACTGAATGCAAGTTCCAGCGTTGCATCGCCGGAACACTCTGTGGAATCATCTGCCTATGCAGATAAGACTTTGGGTTGCAGCGATTCTGAAATGGAGGACACGGACAGTGCTCCTGGAagtctgctgcagagctgtgctgatgtGTACTCTTTGCACCTCCAGGATCAAGTGTTTTCTTCCTTAGGGCCAAGCACTCAAACACCAAGTTTGCCATGTACAGCCACACCAAAGAAAGaaccccctcctgctcctggccagcCCAAAGCTCCCTTCACAAAAGATAAACCTCCAGGCCGCCTTGAAGCTCATCTCACAAGAGATGAGCAAAGAGCAAGAGCTCTGCAGATCCCTTTTCCTGTTGAAAAAATCATCAATCTCCCTGTTGCGGACTTCAGTGAAATGATGTCTAAGGAGCAGTTCAATGAAGCCCAGCTTACACTTATTCGAGATATACGCAGGAGAGGCAAGAACAAAGTGGCTGCTCAAAATTGCCgtaaaagaaaactggaaaatatagTAGAACTGGAGCATGATTTGAGTAACCTAAAAGATGAGAAAGAGAAATTGCTTAAGGAAAAAGGAGAGCATGACAGGAGCcttcatgaaatgaaaaaacaattCACCAGCTTGTACCTCGAGGTCTTCAGCATGCTACGTGATGAAGATGGAAAGCCTTACTCTCCTAGTGAATATTCACTGCAGCAAACTAGAGATGGCAATGTCTTTCTTGTTCCTAAGAGCAGGAAGTCAGGGACTAAACTCTAA
- the HNRNPA3 gene encoding heterogeneous nuclear ribonucleoprotein A3 isoform X2, producing MAAIKEDREVEDYKRKGRRSSQKYRRLNKGHEPKEPEQLRKLFIGGLSFETTDDSLREHFEKWGTLTDCVVMRDPQTKRSRGFGFVTYSCVEEVDAAMSARPHKVDGRVVEPKRAVSREDSVKPGAHLTVKKIFVGGIKEDTEEYNLREYFEKYGKIETIEVMEDRQSGKKRGFAFVTFDDHDTVDKIVVQKYHTINGHNCEVKKALSKQEMQTASSQRVKYFVGRGGGSGNFMGRGNFGGGGGNFGRGGNFGGRGGYGGGGGGGGSRGSFGGGDGYNGFGDGGNYGGGPGYGSRGGYGGGGGPGYGNPGGGYGGGGGGYDGYNEGGNFGGGNYGGSGNYNDFGNYSGQQQSNYGPMKGGGSFGGRSSGSPYGGGYGSGSGSGGYGGRRF from the exons ATGGCTGCTATTAAGGAAGACAGAGAAGTGGAAGACTACAAGAGGAAAGGAAGACGATCCTCACAG AAATACCGTAGACTGAATAAG gGCCATGAGCCAAAGGAGCCAGAGCAGTTGAGAAAGTTGTTCATTGGAGGTCTGAGCTTTGAAACAACAGATGATAGCCTGAGAGAGCATTTTGAGAAATGGGGCACACTCACGGACTGTGTG GTGATGAGAGACCCACAAACAAAACGTTCCAGAGGCTTTGGCTTTGTGACTTACTCCTGTGTGGAGGAGGTGGATGCTGCCATGAGCGCTCGACCACATAAGGTTGATGGGCGCGTGGTTGAACCAAAGAGAGCGGTTTCCAGGGAG GATTCTGTAAAGCCTGGGGCACacctcacagtaaagaaaatatttgttggTGGAATTAAAGAAGATACAGAAGAATACAATTTAAGGGAGTACTTCGAAAAATATGGCAAGATTGAAACCATAGAGGTCATGGAAGACAGGCAGAGTGGAAAGAAGAGAGGCTTCGCTTTTGTAACTTTTGATGATCATGATACAGTTGATAAAATTGTTG TTCAGAAATACCATACTATAAATGGACACAACTGTGAAGTGAAAAAAGCACTCTCTAAACAAGAGATGCAGACAGCTAGCTCTCAGAGAG tgaaatattttgtagGTCGTGGGGGTGGCTCAGGCAACTTCATGGGCCGTGGAAACTTCGGAGGCGGTGGAGGGAATTTTGGCCGAGGAGGAAACTTTGGTGGGAGAG GAGGCTATGGGGGTGGTGGTGGCggtggtgggagcagaggaagcTTTGGGGGTGGTGACGGATACAATGGATTTGGTGATG GTGGCAACTATGGAGGTGGTCCTGGCTATGGCAGCAGAGGAGGTTATGGTGGTGGTGGAGGACCAGGATATGGAAACCCAGGTGGTGGATATGGAGGTGGCGGAGGAGGATATGATGGCTACAATGAAGGAGGAAATTTTGGTGGTG GTAATTATGGTGGAAGTGGAAACTACAATGATTTTGGCAATTACAGTGGACAACAGCAGTCTAACTATGGTCCCATGAAAGGTGGTGGCAGCTTTGGTGGCAGAAGTTCAGGCAGTCCCTATGGTG GTGGTTATGGATCTGGAAGTGGAAGTGGGGGCTATGGTGGTAGAAGATTCTAA
- the HNRNPA3 gene encoding heterogeneous nuclear ribonucleoprotein A3 isoform X5: protein MAAIKEDREVEDYKRKGRRSSQQKYRRLNKGHEPKEPEQLRKLFIGGLSFETTDDSLREHFEKWGTLTDCVVMRDPQTKRSRGFGFVTYSCVEEVDAAMSARPHKVDGRVVEPKRAVSREDSVKPGAHLTVKKIFVGGIKEDTEEYNLREYFEKYGKIETIEVMEDRQSGKKRGFAFVTFDDHDTVDKIVVQKYHTINGHNCEVKKALSKQEMQTASSQRVKYFVGRGGGSGNFMGRGNFGGGGGNFGRGGNFGGRGGNYGGGPGYGSRGGYGGGGGPGYGNPGGGYGGGGGGYDGYNEGGNFGGGNYGGSGNYNDFGNYSGQQQSNYGPMKGGGSFGGRSSGSPYGGGYGSGSGSGGYGGRRF from the exons ATGGCTGCTATTAAGGAAGACAGAGAAGTGGAAGACTACAAGAGGAAAGGAAGACGATCCTCACAG CAGAAATACCGTAGACTGAATAAG gGCCATGAGCCAAAGGAGCCAGAGCAGTTGAGAAAGTTGTTCATTGGAGGTCTGAGCTTTGAAACAACAGATGATAGCCTGAGAGAGCATTTTGAGAAATGGGGCACACTCACGGACTGTGTG GTGATGAGAGACCCACAAACAAAACGTTCCAGAGGCTTTGGCTTTGTGACTTACTCCTGTGTGGAGGAGGTGGATGCTGCCATGAGCGCTCGACCACATAAGGTTGATGGGCGCGTGGTTGAACCAAAGAGAGCGGTTTCCAGGGAG GATTCTGTAAAGCCTGGGGCACacctcacagtaaagaaaatatttgttggTGGAATTAAAGAAGATACAGAAGAATACAATTTAAGGGAGTACTTCGAAAAATATGGCAAGATTGAAACCATAGAGGTCATGGAAGACAGGCAGAGTGGAAAGAAGAGAGGCTTCGCTTTTGTAACTTTTGATGATCATGATACAGTTGATAAAATTGTTG TTCAGAAATACCATACTATAAATGGACACAACTGTGAAGTGAAAAAAGCACTCTCTAAACAAGAGATGCAGACAGCTAGCTCTCAGAGAG tgaaatattttgtagGTCGTGGGGGTGGCTCAGGCAACTTCATGGGCCGTGGAAACTTCGGAGGCGGTGGAGGGAATTTTGGCCGAGGAGGAAACTTTGGTGGGAGAG GTGGCAACTATGGAGGTGGTCCTGGCTATGGCAGCAGAGGAGGTTATGGTGGTGGTGGAGGACCAGGATATGGAAACCCAGGTGGTGGATATGGAGGTGGCGGAGGAGGATATGATGGCTACAATGAAGGAGGAAATTTTGGTGGTG GTAATTATGGTGGAAGTGGAAACTACAATGATTTTGGCAATTACAGTGGACAACAGCAGTCTAACTATGGTCCCATGAAAGGTGGTGGCAGCTTTGGTGGCAGAAGTTCAGGCAGTCCCTATGGTG GTGGTTATGGATCTGGAAGTGGAAGTGGGGGCTATGGTGGTAGAAGATTCTAA
- the HNRNPA3 gene encoding heterogeneous nuclear ribonucleoprotein A3 isoform X1: MAAIKEDREVEDYKRKGRRSSQQKYRRLNKGHEPKEPEQLRKLFIGGLSFETTDDSLREHFEKWGTLTDCVVMRDPQTKRSRGFGFVTYSCVEEVDAAMSARPHKVDGRVVEPKRAVSREDSVKPGAHLTVKKIFVGGIKEDTEEYNLREYFEKYGKIETIEVMEDRQSGKKRGFAFVTFDDHDTVDKIVVQKYHTINGHNCEVKKALSKQEMQTASSQRVKYFVGRGGGSGNFMGRGNFGGGGGNFGRGGNFGGRGGYGGGGGGGGSRGSFGGGDGYNGFGDGGNYGGGPGYGSRGGYGGGGGPGYGNPGGGYGGGGGGYDGYNEGGNFGGGNYGGSGNYNDFGNYSGQQQSNYGPMKGGGSFGGRSSGSPYGGGYGSGSGSGGYGGRRF; the protein is encoded by the exons ATGGCTGCTATTAAGGAAGACAGAGAAGTGGAAGACTACAAGAGGAAAGGAAGACGATCCTCACAG CAGAAATACCGTAGACTGAATAAG gGCCATGAGCCAAAGGAGCCAGAGCAGTTGAGAAAGTTGTTCATTGGAGGTCTGAGCTTTGAAACAACAGATGATAGCCTGAGAGAGCATTTTGAGAAATGGGGCACACTCACGGACTGTGTG GTGATGAGAGACCCACAAACAAAACGTTCCAGAGGCTTTGGCTTTGTGACTTACTCCTGTGTGGAGGAGGTGGATGCTGCCATGAGCGCTCGACCACATAAGGTTGATGGGCGCGTGGTTGAACCAAAGAGAGCGGTTTCCAGGGAG GATTCTGTAAAGCCTGGGGCACacctcacagtaaagaaaatatttgttggTGGAATTAAAGAAGATACAGAAGAATACAATTTAAGGGAGTACTTCGAAAAATATGGCAAGATTGAAACCATAGAGGTCATGGAAGACAGGCAGAGTGGAAAGAAGAGAGGCTTCGCTTTTGTAACTTTTGATGATCATGATACAGTTGATAAAATTGTTG TTCAGAAATACCATACTATAAATGGACACAACTGTGAAGTGAAAAAAGCACTCTCTAAACAAGAGATGCAGACAGCTAGCTCTCAGAGAG tgaaatattttgtagGTCGTGGGGGTGGCTCAGGCAACTTCATGGGCCGTGGAAACTTCGGAGGCGGTGGAGGGAATTTTGGCCGAGGAGGAAACTTTGGTGGGAGAG GAGGCTATGGGGGTGGTGGTGGCggtggtgggagcagaggaagcTTTGGGGGTGGTGACGGATACAATGGATTTGGTGATG GTGGCAACTATGGAGGTGGTCCTGGCTATGGCAGCAGAGGAGGTTATGGTGGTGGTGGAGGACCAGGATATGGAAACCCAGGTGGTGGATATGGAGGTGGCGGAGGAGGATATGATGGCTACAATGAAGGAGGAAATTTTGGTGGTG GTAATTATGGTGGAAGTGGAAACTACAATGATTTTGGCAATTACAGTGGACAACAGCAGTCTAACTATGGTCCCATGAAAGGTGGTGGCAGCTTTGGTGGCAGAAGTTCAGGCAGTCCCTATGGTG GTGGTTATGGATCTGGAAGTGGAAGTGGGGGCTATGGTGGTAGAAGATTCTAA
- the HNRNPA3 gene encoding heterogeneous nuclear ribonucleoprotein A3 isoform X4, translating to MAAIKEDREVEDYKRKGRRSSQGHEPKEPEQLRKLFIGGLSFETTDDSLREHFEKWGTLTDCVVMRDPQTKRSRGFGFVTYSCVEEVDAAMSARPHKVDGRVVEPKRAVSREDSVKPGAHLTVKKIFVGGIKEDTEEYNLREYFEKYGKIETIEVMEDRQSGKKRGFAFVTFDDHDTVDKIVVQKYHTINGHNCEVKKALSKQEMQTASSQRVKYFVGRGGGSGNFMGRGNFGGGGGNFGRGGNFGGRGGYGGGGGGGGSRGSFGGGDGYNGFGDGGNYGGGPGYGSRGGYGGGGGPGYGNPGGGYGGGGGGYDGYNEGGNFGGGNYGGSGNYNDFGNYSGQQQSNYGPMKGGGSFGGRSSGSPYGGGYGSGSGSGGYGGRRF from the exons ATGGCTGCTATTAAGGAAGACAGAGAAGTGGAAGACTACAAGAGGAAAGGAAGACGATCCTCACAG gGCCATGAGCCAAAGGAGCCAGAGCAGTTGAGAAAGTTGTTCATTGGAGGTCTGAGCTTTGAAACAACAGATGATAGCCTGAGAGAGCATTTTGAGAAATGGGGCACACTCACGGACTGTGTG GTGATGAGAGACCCACAAACAAAACGTTCCAGAGGCTTTGGCTTTGTGACTTACTCCTGTGTGGAGGAGGTGGATGCTGCCATGAGCGCTCGACCACATAAGGTTGATGGGCGCGTGGTTGAACCAAAGAGAGCGGTTTCCAGGGAG GATTCTGTAAAGCCTGGGGCACacctcacagtaaagaaaatatttgttggTGGAATTAAAGAAGATACAGAAGAATACAATTTAAGGGAGTACTTCGAAAAATATGGCAAGATTGAAACCATAGAGGTCATGGAAGACAGGCAGAGTGGAAAGAAGAGAGGCTTCGCTTTTGTAACTTTTGATGATCATGATACAGTTGATAAAATTGTTG TTCAGAAATACCATACTATAAATGGACACAACTGTGAAGTGAAAAAAGCACTCTCTAAACAAGAGATGCAGACAGCTAGCTCTCAGAGAG tgaaatattttgtagGTCGTGGGGGTGGCTCAGGCAACTTCATGGGCCGTGGAAACTTCGGAGGCGGTGGAGGGAATTTTGGCCGAGGAGGAAACTTTGGTGGGAGAG GAGGCTATGGGGGTGGTGGTGGCggtggtgggagcagaggaagcTTTGGGGGTGGTGACGGATACAATGGATTTGGTGATG GTGGCAACTATGGAGGTGGTCCTGGCTATGGCAGCAGAGGAGGTTATGGTGGTGGTGGAGGACCAGGATATGGAAACCCAGGTGGTGGATATGGAGGTGGCGGAGGAGGATATGATGGCTACAATGAAGGAGGAAATTTTGGTGGTG GTAATTATGGTGGAAGTGGAAACTACAATGATTTTGGCAATTACAGTGGACAACAGCAGTCTAACTATGGTCCCATGAAAGGTGGTGGCAGCTTTGGTGGCAGAAGTTCAGGCAGTCCCTATGGTG GTGGTTATGGATCTGGAAGTGGAAGTGGGGGCTATGGTGGTAGAAGATTCTAA
- the HNRNPA3 gene encoding heterogeneous nuclear ribonucleoprotein A3 isoform X3, protein MAAIKEDREVEDYKRKGRRSSQQKYRRLNKGHEPKEPEQLRKLFIGGLSFETTDDSLREHFEKWGTLTDCVVMRDPQTKRSRGFGFVTYSCVEEVDAAMSARPHKVDGRVVEPKRAVSREDSVKPGAHLTVKKIFVGGIKEDTEEYNLREYFEKYGKIETIEVMEDRQSGKKRGFAFVTFDDHDTVDKIVVQKYHTINGHNCEVKKALSKQEMQTASSQRGRGGGSGNFMGRGNFGGGGGNFGRGGNFGGRGGYGGGGGGGGSRGSFGGGDGYNGFGDGGNYGGGPGYGSRGGYGGGGGPGYGNPGGGYGGGGGGYDGYNEGGNFGGGNYGGSGNYNDFGNYSGQQQSNYGPMKGGGSFGGRSSGSPYGGGYGSGSGSGGYGGRRF, encoded by the exons ATGGCTGCTATTAAGGAAGACAGAGAAGTGGAAGACTACAAGAGGAAAGGAAGACGATCCTCACAG CAGAAATACCGTAGACTGAATAAG gGCCATGAGCCAAAGGAGCCAGAGCAGTTGAGAAAGTTGTTCATTGGAGGTCTGAGCTTTGAAACAACAGATGATAGCCTGAGAGAGCATTTTGAGAAATGGGGCACACTCACGGACTGTGTG GTGATGAGAGACCCACAAACAAAACGTTCCAGAGGCTTTGGCTTTGTGACTTACTCCTGTGTGGAGGAGGTGGATGCTGCCATGAGCGCTCGACCACATAAGGTTGATGGGCGCGTGGTTGAACCAAAGAGAGCGGTTTCCAGGGAG GATTCTGTAAAGCCTGGGGCACacctcacagtaaagaaaatatttgttggTGGAATTAAAGAAGATACAGAAGAATACAATTTAAGGGAGTACTTCGAAAAATATGGCAAGATTGAAACCATAGAGGTCATGGAAGACAGGCAGAGTGGAAAGAAGAGAGGCTTCGCTTTTGTAACTTTTGATGATCATGATACAGTTGATAAAATTGTTG TTCAGAAATACCATACTATAAATGGACACAACTGTGAAGTGAAAAAAGCACTCTCTAAACAAGAGATGCAGACAGCTAGCTCTCAGAGAG GTCGTGGGGGTGGCTCAGGCAACTTCATGGGCCGTGGAAACTTCGGAGGCGGTGGAGGGAATTTTGGCCGAGGAGGAAACTTTGGTGGGAGAG GAGGCTATGGGGGTGGTGGTGGCggtggtgggagcagaggaagcTTTGGGGGTGGTGACGGATACAATGGATTTGGTGATG GTGGCAACTATGGAGGTGGTCCTGGCTATGGCAGCAGAGGAGGTTATGGTGGTGGTGGAGGACCAGGATATGGAAACCCAGGTGGTGGATATGGAGGTGGCGGAGGAGGATATGATGGCTACAATGAAGGAGGAAATTTTGGTGGTG GTAATTATGGTGGAAGTGGAAACTACAATGATTTTGGCAATTACAGTGGACAACAGCAGTCTAACTATGGTCCCATGAAAGGTGGTGGCAGCTTTGGTGGCAGAAGTTCAGGCAGTCCCTATGGTG GTGGTTATGGATCTGGAAGTGGAAGTGGGGGCTATGGTGGTAGAAGATTCTAA